A window from Tenacibaculum singaporense encodes these proteins:
- a CDS encoding PD-(D/E)XK nuclease family protein, translating into MQSFISETLDTILQNTKSFENVVFILPSQRAGVFVKETFKKKISAGFLPEIINIGDFVEEISEMKKIDSVQLLFHFYTIYKEQEENPDSFDVFSSWAFTLLQDFNEIDQHLINSREIFVYLRDIHRLRKWSVKGEFKETELMKDHFSFMEKLNKYYDAFYQFLVENNIGYQGVLYRESTKKVADFIHENQQKKYFFIGFNALNAAEELLFEQFLLNGKAEAYWDIDKTFYESQHQAGSFLRKYKTRWKYYQQHPIQTIKEYFSESKHIEVIGASKNITQIKYAGEILEKLPNYNNTALVLADETLLPITLNSLPATVNAINITMGYPLKDIPTTSLIFAIFQLFLNQEKLEKKEENLFYHKDVVRLIKDATIYRLLQVDEQTNIADVLSETVAKENNTFINQEEIITFLSPVSKEIKERVVSIFNSFVSISEFLNRIIELINLLKENTNELEKEYLFRFYTAFTQLQNLHNEFGYVQDLKTLHQFFRQLIQSESLSFQGEPLQGLQLMGVLETRVLDFENVIITSVNEGVLPGNHQQNTFIPFDVKIEFGLPTYREKDALFSYHFFRLLQRAKNIYILYNTEHDVFGSGEKSRFVTQLEMMRDDITEKIISPKVVTSPIQLKEIQKDKKVLERLQEIAQKGISPSALTNYLYNPIAFYKQKILKINELEDVEETVAANTMGTVVHDTLEELYKPYLGKFLQVHDVEGMQEKTKKLITFYFSKHFKNGDVTTGKNRLIFEVANRFVENFLLKEKQLLKDENNQLKIIATEQELSSEIMVEGINFPIKIKGIVDRIDELNGVTRIIDYKTGMVDSTNLKVLDFEVIRDLKYHKAIQVMLYAFLYTQHTQFNFEKPLTAGIISFKNLKSGFLQMNFSSNYRKPDNAIKEERLEEFMTEIKAVLTELYNPEVSFMEATNLPY; encoded by the coding sequence ATGCAGTCTTTTATTTCAGAAACGTTAGATACTATTTTACAAAACACCAAATCGTTTGAAAATGTTGTGTTTATATTGCCTTCACAAAGGGCAGGAGTTTTTGTAAAAGAAACGTTTAAAAAGAAAATTTCGGCAGGTTTTTTACCAGAGATTATCAATATTGGTGATTTTGTTGAAGAAATTTCTGAAATGAAAAAGATTGATTCAGTTCAGCTCCTTTTCCATTTTTATACCATTTACAAAGAACAAGAAGAGAACCCAGATTCGTTTGATGTGTTTTCATCGTGGGCATTTACGCTTCTACAAGATTTTAATGAAATCGATCAGCATTTGATTAATTCAAGAGAAATATTTGTGTATTTGCGAGATATCCATCGTTTACGAAAATGGTCAGTAAAAGGAGAGTTTAAAGAAACAGAATTGATGAAAGATCACTTTTCTTTTATGGAAAAGTTGAATAAATATTACGATGCCTTTTATCAATTTTTGGTTGAAAACAATATCGGATACCAAGGAGTTTTATATAGAGAGTCAACAAAAAAAGTAGCGGATTTCATTCATGAAAATCAACAAAAGAAATACTTTTTTATAGGGTTCAATGCATTAAATGCTGCGGAAGAATTGCTATTTGAACAGTTTTTGTTGAATGGAAAAGCAGAAGCCTATTGGGATATTGATAAAACGTTTTATGAAAGTCAACACCAAGCAGGAAGCTTTTTAAGGAAGTACAAAACTCGATGGAAGTATTATCAGCAGCACCCAATTCAAACGATTAAAGAATACTTTTCAGAAAGTAAACATATTGAGGTAATCGGAGCTTCTAAAAACATCACGCAGATAAAGTATGCAGGAGAGATTTTAGAAAAACTTCCTAACTATAATAATACAGCGTTGGTGTTGGCGGATGAAACATTATTGCCAATTACGTTGAACTCATTACCAGCAACTGTGAATGCTATTAATATTACGATGGGATATCCACTAAAAGATATTCCAACAACGAGCTTAATATTTGCTATTTTTCAATTATTTCTGAATCAAGAGAAGTTAGAAAAGAAGGAAGAAAACCTTTTTTACCATAAAGATGTGGTTCGCTTGATAAAAGATGCAACTATTTACAGATTATTACAGGTAGATGAGCAAACAAACATTGCAGACGTACTTTCAGAAACAGTAGCCAAAGAGAATAATACCTTTATTAATCAAGAAGAAATCATAACATTTCTTTCTCCAGTTAGTAAGGAGATTAAAGAAAGAGTTGTCTCTATTTTCAATTCGTTTGTATCGATTAGTGAGTTCTTAAATAGAATTATAGAGTTAATTAACTTGTTGAAAGAAAATACTAACGAGTTAGAAAAGGAATATTTATTCCGTTTTTACACAGCATTTACTCAGTTACAAAACTTACATAATGAATTTGGATATGTACAAGATTTAAAAACCTTGCATCAATTTTTTAGACAACTAATACAGTCAGAAAGTTTATCATTTCAAGGAGAACCGTTACAGGGATTGCAGCTAATGGGTGTACTAGAAACACGTGTATTAGATTTTGAAAATGTAATCATTACTTCAGTAAATGAAGGGGTTTTACCAGGAAATCATCAACAGAACACATTTATTCCTTTTGATGTAAAGATTGAGTTTGGTTTACCAACATACAGAGAAAAAGACGCGCTGTTTTCCTATCACTTTTTCCGATTATTACAACGCGCCAAAAATATTTACATCTTGTATAATACCGAACACGATGTTTTTGGAAGTGGAGAAAAAAGTCGTTTTGTAACACAGCTGGAAATGATGCGAGATGATATTACTGAGAAAATTATCAGTCCGAAAGTAGTAACGTCTCCTATTCAATTAAAAGAAATTCAAAAGGATAAAAAGGTATTAGAGCGTTTGCAAGAAATAGCTCAGAAAGGAATTTCTCCATCTGCATTGACTAACTATTTATACAATCCGATTGCATTTTATAAGCAGAAAATTTTAAAAATAAACGAGCTAGAAGATGTAGAAGAAACTGTTGCCGCCAATACAATGGGTACGGTAGTACACGATACATTAGAAGAGTTGTACAAACCTTATTTAGGGAAGTTTCTACAAGTACATGATGTTGAAGGAATGCAAGAGAAAACTAAAAAACTCATTACTTTTTACTTTTCGAAGCATTTTAAAAACGGTGATGTAACCACAGGTAAAAACCGATTGATTTTTGAAGTAGCCAATCGTTTTGTAGAGAATTTTTTATTGAAGGAAAAGCAACTGCTGAAGGATGAGAATAACCAACTAAAAATAATCGCTACTGAGCAAGAGTTGTCTTCAGAAATTATGGTTGAAGGAATTAATTTTCCGATAAAAATAAAGGGAATTGTAGATCGTATTGATGAACTAAATGGTGTTACTAGAATTATTGATTATAAAACAGGAATGGTTGATAGTACGAACTTAAAAGTACTCGACTTTGAAGTGATACGCGACTTAAAATATCACAAAGCAATTCAGGTAATGTTATATGCGTTTTTGTATACTCAACACACACAATTTAATTTTGAGAAGCCATTGACAGCAGGAATTATCTCATTTAAGAATTTAAAAAGTGGCTTTTTACAGATGAATTTCTCATCTAATTATCGAAAACCTGATAATGCTATTAAAGAAGAAAGGTTAGAAGAATTTATGACCGAAATCAAAGCTGTGTTAACAGAACTATACAATCCTGAAGTAAGTTTTATGGAAGCTACTAATTTACCTTATTAA
- a CDS encoding amidohydrolase, producing the protein MNTTNHLRVALIQSDLVWENPTENRKRFEEKINSLSDEIDLIVLPEMFTTGFTMNASAVAETMEGETVQWLQNLAQKRSTAITGSIVIREDDYFYNRLLFVHPSRKIDSYNKKHTFTLAGEHEVFSAGTERIIVDYKGWKICPLICYDLRFPVWARNTENYDLLLYVASWPKPRIEAWDTLLKARAIENMSYTIGVNRVGVDTNGYEYIGNTVCYNTLGNCLVKNNQGTEEILIVELDKNEQTKIRDRFCFLDDKDKFILQ; encoded by the coding sequence ATGAACACAACGAATCACTTAAGAGTAGCTTTGATTCAATCGGATTTAGTTTGGGAAAATCCAACAGAAAACAGAAAACGATTTGAAGAAAAAATCAATAGTTTATCAGACGAGATTGATTTAATCGTTTTACCAGAAATGTTTACTACAGGTTTTACCATGAATGCTTCAGCAGTTGCTGAAACTATGGAAGGTGAAACGGTACAATGGTTACAAAATTTAGCTCAAAAAAGATCTACAGCTATTACAGGTAGTATTGTTATTCGTGAAGATGATTATTTCTACAATCGTTTGTTATTTGTGCATCCTTCTAGGAAAATAGATTCGTATAACAAAAAACACACCTTTACTCTGGCAGGCGAACATGAAGTATTTTCTGCAGGAACTGAAAGAATCATCGTTGACTATAAAGGATGGAAAATTTGCCCGTTAATATGTTATGATTTACGTTTTCCTGTATGGGCTAGAAATACTGAAAATTATGATTTATTGCTATATGTAGCCAGTTGGCCTAAACCTCGTATTGAAGCTTGGGATACTTTATTAAAAGCTCGCGCAATTGAAAATATGAGTTATACCATTGGTGTGAATAGAGTAGGAGTAGACACTAACGGTTATGAATATATTGGGAATACAGTTTGTTATAATACTTTAGGAAATTGTTTGGTAAAAAATAATCAAGGAACTGAAGAAATATTGATTGTTGAATTAGATAAAAATGAGCAAACAAAAATCCGTGATCGATTTTGTTTTTTAGATGACAAGGACAAATTTATATTGCAATAA
- a CDS encoding acyl-ACP desaturase → MSLQNIRKEVMQTLEKNIDSFVDKFLMPIEKIWQPTDFLPNSQQDSFIDEVKEIQELSKELDDDFWVVLVGDTITEEALPTYESWLLDLDGVTQQPDNGWAKWIRAWTAEENRHGDVLNKYLYLSGRVNMREVEMSTQHLIADGFDIGTATDPYKNFVYTSFQELATYISHNNVAKIAKKQGHKALAKMSKIIAGDEMRHHMAYTEFVKEIFKIDPSEMMLAFQHMMKHKIVMPAMHLRESFGAKGSLFDDFSTVAQRVGVYTGFDYVDILKKLNTTWEIDKITNLTPEAEKARDFLMKLPDRMYRITERIVVPDTKFNFKWMIPA, encoded by the coding sequence ATGTCATTACAAAACATTCGAAAGGAAGTAATGCAAACGCTGGAAAAAAATATTGACAGTTTTGTAGACAAATTCTTAATGCCAATAGAGAAGATTTGGCAACCGACCGATTTTTTACCGAACTCACAACAAGATTCTTTTATTGATGAAGTAAAAGAGATTCAAGAGCTTTCAAAAGAACTTGATGATGATTTCTGGGTAGTTTTGGTTGGAGATACTATTACTGAAGAAGCATTACCAACGTATGAATCTTGGTTGTTAGACCTAGATGGAGTAACCCAACAACCGGATAATGGTTGGGCAAAATGGATTCGTGCTTGGACAGCTGAAGAAAATCGCCACGGAGATGTGTTAAACAAGTATTTATATCTATCAGGAAGAGTAAATATGCGTGAGGTAGAAATGTCTACACAGCATTTAATTGCCGACGGATTTGATATCGGTACCGCTACCGATCCGTACAAAAACTTCGTATATACAAGTTTTCAAGAATTAGCAACGTATATTTCACATAATAACGTAGCTAAAATTGCCAAAAAGCAAGGACACAAAGCCTTGGCTAAAATGTCTAAGATCATTGCAGGAGATGAAATGCGTCACCACATGGCCTATACAGAATTTGTAAAAGAAATTTTTAAGATAGACCCAAGTGAGATGATGTTGGCGTTTCAACACATGATGAAACACAAAATAGTTATGCCTGCAATGCATTTAAGAGAATCTTTTGGTGCTAAAGGAAGTTTATTTGACGATTTTTCTACAGTAGCACAACGAGTAGGTGTGTATACTGGTTTTGATTATGTAGATATCTTGAAGAAGTTAAATACGACTTGGGAAATAGATAAGATAACCAATTTAACTCCAGAAGCAGAAAAAGCACGTGATTTCTTAATGAAATTACCGGATAGAATGTATCGAATCACCGAACGTATCGTAGTACCTGATACAAAATTCAATTTTAAATGGATGATTCCTGCATAA
- a CDS encoding lysophospholipid acyltransferase family protein, translated as MKILSYLLSSIFALVFFSLLLIFHPIQWLGLKLFGQEGHQNVVNIMNWFLIKSLLILGIRVQFENKHELPENTTLIFVANHQSTFDIPPIIWYLRRHYPKFVSKKELGKGIPSISFNLKYGGAALIDRKDPKQALSELGKFAKRINKNKWSAAIFPEGTRSRTGKPKAFSVNGLKMIAKYNPQAYIVPLSINNSWKVFKYGKFPLGIGSPIKIVTHEPIKVDSLPFDELITKVETTVKSGIH; from the coding sequence ATGAAAATCTTAAGCTATTTACTCTCATCAATCTTTGCATTGGTGTTTTTTTCTTTACTATTAATCTTTCATCCAATACAATGGCTGGGGTTAAAACTTTTTGGTCAAGAAGGACATCAAAATGTAGTAAATATCATGAATTGGTTTCTAATAAAATCACTGTTAATATTAGGAATTCGTGTTCAGTTTGAAAATAAACATGAGTTACCAGAAAATACTACCTTAATTTTTGTAGCTAATCATCAAAGTACATTTGATATTCCGCCAATTATTTGGTATCTTAGGAGACACTACCCAAAGTTTGTATCCAAAAAAGAATTAGGAAAAGGAATTCCAAGTATCTCTTTCAACTTAAAGTATGGAGGAGCGGCTTTAATTGACAGGAAAGATCCTAAGCAAGCCCTATCTGAATTAGGTAAGTTCGCCAAACGAATTAATAAAAATAAATGGTCTGCAGCGATTTTTCCGGAAGGAACAAGAAGTAGAACAGGAAAACCAAAGGCATTCTCTGTAAACGGACTTAAAATGATAGCTAAATACAATCCACAGGCTTATATCGTTCCGTTATCAATAAATAACTCGTGGAAAGTATTTAAATACGGAAAATTCCCATTAGGAATTGGCAGTCCGATAAAAATCGTAACTCACGAACCTATAAAAGTAGATAGCTTACCGTTTGATGAGTTAATTACCAAAGTGGAAACAACAGTTAAATCTGGAATACACTAA
- a CDS encoding TonB-dependent receptor, with translation MKTFKNVLLVVLFFVTATVLGQTKITGTVVDEMGEPLPGANVVVKGTTNGSATDFDGKFILNASSESGVVVVSFVGYTNKEVSFSGTSDLGTIALEPSNVLGEVIITGVIDVAKDRETPVAVSTIKAEEIQEKLGSKEFPEILNTTPSVYATKQGGGFGDSRINIRGFDQRNTAVMINGMPVNDMENGWVYWSNWAGLSDVTSAMQVQRGLGSSKLAISSVGGTINVLTSSADKKEGGRVYASVGNDNYLKTTVSYNTGLLENGMSVSALFGRTNGDGYVDGTEFEGYSYYLAFGYRPNDNHNLQLTITGAPQRHNQRGFAPSIATYIQYGSNGEPNRRYNSDWGYRNGKEDTFSGNFYHKPVASLNWDWNINDNSKLSTVLYASLGRGGSVGSLGRINGARSYSDDLKNENGLIRFDDIVAWNSGQSVPDFGDDREGYTGGEGGPASIQGQFINGNNSNTPHRNLIPGYDRNWRYSAENGITQRSSMNSHNWFGVISNFNTELNENLTLDFGVDLRTYKGIHYRRLVDLMGADAYIDNDDINNLGNVVTETYEPSISNILNVFSNVDDEVKVDYYNDGKVNWMGGFTQLEYKNDDISAFIQAAVSRQGFKRIDYFNYLDSDPEQESDWQNLWGGNVKGGLNWNINEEHNIFGNAGFYSKQPLFDAVFPNFNDNNVNEGLTNEKILGLEIGYGFRHENYSVNLNLYRTSWKDRFLRASATFNRGQADEVRGTANLEGVEQVHQGVELDATAKFGNLTVSLMGSIANYEYGADVTATYFDEANNPVLVNGQEQTQTLYLDGKKVGDAPQTTFRLGFDYKITEGLRFDISSFYVGNLYGGGIDPESFGASSTDSPSDILEAKNRQTIQLPGYALIDTGLSYKYSFKNNSSIGLRLNVSNLTDELYISESDTNIEANAGDNTYRGINTNNRVYFGLGRTWNIGVNYTF, from the coding sequence ATGAAAACATTTAAAAATGTATTACTTGTAGTTTTGTTCTTCGTAACGGCTACAGTTTTAGGTCAAACAAAAATTACTGGTACAGTAGTTGACGAAATGGGGGAACCATTACCAGGAGCGAACGTTGTAGTAAAAGGGACTACAAACGGTTCAGCAACTGATTTTGATGGAAAATTTATACTAAACGCTAGCTCAGAATCTGGGGTAGTAGTAGTATCGTTTGTTGGGTACACCAATAAAGAGGTTTCTTTTTCAGGGACATCTGATTTAGGAACGATTGCTTTAGAACCTTCTAATGTTTTAGGTGAGGTTATCATCACTGGAGTTATCGATGTAGCAAAAGATAGAGAAACTCCTGTAGCAGTATCTACTATCAAAGCTGAAGAAATTCAAGAGAAATTAGGGTCGAAAGAATTTCCAGAGATTTTAAACACAACTCCTTCTGTTTATGCAACAAAACAAGGTGGAGGTTTTGGTGATTCAAGAATCAATATTCGTGGTTTCGATCAAAGAAACACAGCTGTTATGATTAACGGTATGCCTGTTAACGATATGGAAAACGGATGGGTTTATTGGTCTAACTGGGCAGGTTTATCAGATGTAACTTCTGCTATGCAAGTGCAAAGAGGTTTAGGGTCTTCTAAATTAGCAATTTCTTCTGTGGGGGGTACTATAAATGTACTAACTAGTTCAGCTGATAAAAAAGAAGGAGGTAGAGTTTATGCTAGTGTAGGAAATGATAACTACTTAAAGACGACTGTTTCTTACAATACAGGTCTATTAGAAAATGGTATGTCAGTTTCAGCGTTATTTGGTAGAACAAATGGAGATGGTTATGTTGACGGTACTGAATTTGAAGGGTATAGTTACTACTTAGCATTTGGGTACAGACCAAATGATAATCATAACTTACAGTTAACAATTACAGGAGCTCCACAAAGACATAACCAAAGAGGTTTTGCTCCTAGTATAGCTACTTATATTCAATATGGTAGTAATGGAGAACCTAATAGAAGATATAATTCTGATTGGGGGTATAGAAACGGAAAAGAAGATACTTTTAGTGGAAACTTCTACCATAAACCGGTGGCGTCATTAAACTGGGATTGGAATATTAACGATAACTCTAAGTTATCTACTGTTTTATATGCTTCTTTAGGACGTGGAGGATCTGTAGGTTCTTTAGGACGTATAAATGGAGCAAGATCTTATTCAGATGATTTAAAAAATGAAAATGGATTGATTCGTTTTGATGATATTGTAGCGTGGAACTCTGGACAGTCAGTTCCTGATTTTGGAGATGATAGAGAAGGTTATACTGGAGGTGAAGGTGGTCCTGCTTCTATTCAAGGACAGTTTATTAATGGAAATAACAGTAATACACCTCATAGGAATTTAATACCAGGATACGATAGAAATTGGAGATATAGTGCTGAAAATGGAATTACTCAAAGATCTTCAATGAATTCACATAACTGGTTTGGAGTTATTTCTAATTTTAATACAGAATTAAATGAGAATTTAACACTTGACTTTGGTGTTGATTTAAGAACTTATAAAGGAATTCACTATAGAAGATTAGTTGACTTAATGGGAGCAGATGCTTATATTGATAATGATGATATTAATAATTTAGGTAATGTAGTAACTGAAACTTACGAGCCTTCTATCTCTAACATTTTAAATGTATTTTCTAACGTAGATGATGAAGTAAAAGTAGATTATTACAATGATGGTAAAGTAAACTGGATGGGTGGATTTACTCAGTTAGAGTATAAGAACGACGATATTTCTGCATTTATTCAAGCGGCTGTTTCTCGTCAAGGATTTAAAAGAATTGATTACTTCAACTATTTAGATTCTGACCCAGAGCAAGAGTCTGACTGGCAAAATTTATGGGGAGGAAACGTAAAAGGTGGTCTTAACTGGAATATTAATGAAGAGCATAATATTTTTGGTAATGCTGGTTTCTATTCTAAACAACCTTTATTTGATGCAGTATTTCCTAACTTTAATGATAATAACGTAAATGAAGGGTTAACAAACGAAAAGATCTTAGGATTAGAGATAGGTTATGGTTTCCGTCATGAAAATTATAGTGTTAATTTGAACTTATATAGAACATCTTGGAAGGATAGATTCCTAAGAGCATCAGCTACTTTTAACAGAGGTCAAGCAGATGAAGTAAGAGGTACTGCTAACTTAGAGGGTGTTGAACAAGTTCACCAAGGTGTTGAGTTAGATGCAACTGCAAAATTTGGAAACTTAACAGTAAGCTTAATGGGGTCTATAGCTAATTACGAATATGGTGCAGATGTAACTGCTACTTATTTTGATGAAGCAAATAATCCTGTTTTAGTTAATGGTCAAGAGCAAACACAAACTTTATACTTAGATGGTAAAAAAGTTGGTGATGCTCCTCAAACGACTTTCAGATTAGGTTTTGATTACAAAATAACTGAAGGATTAAGGTTTGATATTAGTAGCTTTTACGTAGGGAACTTATATGGTGGTGGAATTGATCCAGAATCTTTTGGAGCTAGCTCTACTGATTCACCGTCAGATATATTAGAAGCTAAAAATAGACAAACTATACAGTTACCAGGTTATGCATTAATAGATACTGGATTATCATATAAGTATAGCTTTAAAAATAATAGCTCTATTGGATTAAGATTAAATGTTAGTAACTTAACTGATGAATTATATATTTCTGAATCTGATACAAACATTGAAGCAAATGCTGGAGATAATACTTACAGAGGAATTAATACAAATAACAGAGTATACTTTGGGTTAGGTAGAACTTGGAATATTGGTGTAAATTATACATTCTAA
- the pgi gene encoding glucose-6-phosphate isomerase: MPLQNINPTETKAWERLTKHFNEAKGYELKELFRKNKNRKDEFSIYLDELSVDYSKNRITQETIDSLISLAEEVELKDAIGKYFSGDKINVTENRAVLHTALRSNTDIPVFVDGKDIKPKIKTALRKMKAFSNKVISGKWKGYTGKSITDIVNIGVGGSDLGPKMVVEALQFYKNKLNTHFVSNIDGDHVAEILKKINPETTLFVIVSKSFTTQETINNANTIRDWFLKSATVFDVSKHFVAVSCNTKAVDNFGIDKKNVFPMWDWVGGRFSLWSTVGLSISLSLGFDNFEKLLKGAEKIDKHFRTSDFNENIPVILALLSVWYNNFFDAETEMVMPYSECLEKLPVYLQQAVMESNGKDVDRNGNRVDYQTGTIVWGGTGVNSQHAFMQLLHHGTKLIPVDFIGFKESLHNLENHHEKLLANYFAQQDALAFGRTKEEAHLDLKTNGQLNQINTLLPYKIFRGNHPSNSIVFKKLTPYSLGMLLAIYEHKIFVQGVIWNIFSYDQFGVELGKELAQKKLTND; the protein is encoded by the coding sequence ATGCCATTACAGAATATAAACCCTACAGAAACTAAAGCTTGGGAGAGGTTAACAAAACATTTTAATGAGGCGAAAGGCTATGAGTTAAAGGAACTGTTTCGTAAGAATAAAAACAGAAAAGATGAGTTTTCTATTTATTTAGACGAATTGTCTGTGGATTATTCTAAAAACAGAATAACTCAAGAAACAATTGATTCATTGATTTCTTTAGCTGAAGAAGTTGAATTAAAAGATGCTATTGGAAAATATTTTTCAGGAGATAAAATTAATGTTACAGAAAATAGAGCCGTATTACATACAGCTTTAAGAAGTAACACTGATATTCCTGTTTTTGTAGATGGAAAAGATATAAAGCCTAAAATTAAAACCGCTTTACGAAAGATGAAAGCTTTTAGTAATAAGGTTATTTCAGGTAAATGGAAAGGGTATACAGGAAAATCAATTACAGATATTGTCAACATTGGTGTTGGTGGATCGGATCTAGGTCCTAAAATGGTCGTAGAAGCATTACAGTTTTACAAAAATAAGTTAAATACACACTTTGTATCAAATATTGATGGAGATCATGTTGCTGAAATCTTAAAAAAAATAAACCCAGAAACGACTCTTTTTGTTATTGTTTCTAAAAGTTTTACTACTCAGGAAACTATTAACAATGCGAATACAATAAGAGATTGGTTTTTAAAGTCAGCAACTGTTTTTGATGTTTCTAAGCATTTTGTAGCAGTATCATGTAATACTAAAGCAGTTGATAATTTTGGGATTGATAAAAAAAACGTATTCCCTATGTGGGATTGGGTTGGGGGTCGATTTTCTCTTTGGTCAACTGTAGGGTTATCAATCTCTTTGTCGTTAGGTTTTGATAATTTTGAAAAATTGCTAAAAGGAGCTGAAAAAATAGATAAACATTTCAGAACTTCTGATTTTAATGAAAATATACCAGTTATATTAGCTTTGTTGAGCGTTTGGTATAATAACTTTTTTGATGCAGAGACTGAAATGGTGATGCCATATAGTGAATGTCTAGAAAAGCTACCTGTTTATTTACAACAAGCTGTGATGGAAAGTAATGGTAAGGATGTAGATAGAAATGGAAATAGGGTAGATTATCAAACAGGAACTATTGTTTGGGGAGGAACAGGTGTAAATTCTCAGCATGCTTTTATGCAGCTATTGCATCATGGAACTAAGTTAATACCAGTTGATTTTATTGGTTTTAAAGAATCATTACATAACTTAGAAAATCATCATGAAAAATTGCTTGCAAATTATTTCGCACAACAAGACGCATTAGCTTTTGGCAGAACAAAAGAAGAAGCACATTTAGATCTAAAAACAAATGGTCAATTAAATCAAATAAATACACTTTTACCTTATAAAATATTTAGAGGTAACCATCCTAGTAATTCAATAGTCTTTAAAAAACTAACACCTTATTCTTTAGGAATGCTTTTAGCTATATATGAACATAAAATTTTTGTACAGGGAGTTATATGGAATATATTTTCATATGATCAATTTGGTGTTGAATTAGGAAAAGAATTGGCTCAAAAAAAACTTACAAACGATTAA
- a CDS encoding peptidoglycan DD-metalloendopeptidase family protein yields MKKFILTFILLCLFFSCKKEKKVVVEEPVKIEKPKPVIAYGFNLDNYKVINDTIKNGESFGVIMDRHHVMYPKINEIATKIKDTFDVRRIRSGKAYTILASKDSLDQAQVFIYKHNKVEATVIDFKDSIISAYKHRKKIKTVEKEIAGKIYSNLSITMDSLQLKPTLTNTVADIYAWTLDFYRLQKGDTFKLIFEEKFINDTTFVGYGEVKAAIFTHGGEDLYAYKFVADSIKKIPEYYDQDGNMLRRAFLKSPIKFQYRISSRYNLRRRIKLYGNRVRAHKGTDFAARYGTEIMSTANGTVIESARRGGNGNYVKIKHNGTYTTQYLHMKRRNVRVGDYVKQGDIIGWVGMTGNTSGPHVCYRFWKNGRQVDPFREKLPSAEPLDPKIKPTYLEYIKPLKRQLDSIKLPQPEPLSFKEKETLATH; encoded by the coding sequence TTGAAAAAATTCATTCTTACATTCATTCTTCTATGTCTTTTCTTTTCATGTAAAAAAGAAAAGAAAGTAGTTGTAGAAGAACCCGTTAAAATAGAAAAACCAAAACCTGTTATAGCTTATGGGTTTAATTTAGATAATTATAAGGTTATTAACGATACTATAAAAAATGGAGAGAGTTTTGGAGTTATTATGGATAGACATCATGTTATGTATCCAAAAATTAATGAAATAGCAACCAAAATTAAAGACACATTTGATGTAAGAAGAATACGATCAGGGAAAGCATACACAATTTTAGCTTCTAAAGATAGTTTAGATCAAGCTCAGGTTTTTATCTATAAACATAATAAGGTGGAAGCTACTGTTATCGATTTTAAAGATTCAATAATATCTGCATATAAACATAGAAAAAAGATAAAAACGGTTGAAAAAGAAATAGCTGGTAAGATTTATTCTAATTTATCTATAACAATGGATAGTTTGCAACTAAAACCAACATTAACGAATACAGTTGCAGATATTTATGCTTGGACGCTAGATTTTTATCGTCTGCAAAAAGGAGATACATTTAAGTTGATATTTGAAGAAAAATTTATAAATGATACTACATTTGTGGGATATGGTGAAGTAAAAGCCGCAATTTTCACTCATGGAGGTGAAGATTTATATGCTTATAAATTTGTAGCTGATTCTATTAAGAAAATTCCAGAATACTACGATCAAGATGGGAATATGTTGCGAAGAGCATTTTTAAAATCACCTATAAAATTTCAATATCGAATTTCATCACGTTATAATCTAAGAAGACGAATAAAATTATATGGTAACAGAGTAAGGGCTCACAAAGGAACTGATTTTGCTGCTAGGTATGGAACAGAAATTATGTCTACAGCAAATGGTACTGTTATTGAGTCAGCAAGAAGAGGAGGAAACGGAAACTATGTTAAAATAAAGCATAATGGTACTTACACAACACAATACTTACACATGAAAAGACGTAATGTTAGAGTAGGAGATTATGTGAAGCAAGGAGATATTATTGGTTGGGTTGGTATGACAGGTAACACAAGTGGTCCGCATGTTTGTTATCGTTTTTGGAAAAATGGACGTCAAGTAGATCCATTCCGTGAAAAATTACCTTCGGCTGAACCCTTAGATCCTAAAATAAAGCCAACATATTTAGAATATATAAAACCATTAAAAAGACAGTTGGATAGTATAAAATTGCCACAACCAGAACCGCTTTCATTTAAAGAAAAAGAAACTTTAGCTACACATTAA